One Bos taurus isolate L1 Dominette 01449 registration number 42190680 breed Hereford chromosome 14, ARS-UCD2.0, whole genome shotgun sequence genomic region harbors:
- the LOC784087 gene encoding LOW QUALITY PROTEIN: nuclear ubiquitous casein and cyclin-dependent kinase substrate 1-like (The sequence of the model RefSeq protein was modified relative to this genomic sequence to represent the inferred CDS: substituted 1 base at 1 genomic stop codon): MSWPVRNRKVVDYSQFXESDDADEDYGRDSGPPAKKIRSSPREAKNKRRSGKNSQEDSEDSEEKDVKTKKDDSHSAEDSEDEKEDHKNVCQQGQAASKAASKQREMLMEDVGSEEEQEEEDEAPFQEKDSGSDEDFLVEDDDDSDSGSSKKKNKKMVKKSKPERKEKKMPKSRLKATVTPSPVKGKGKVGRPTASKASKEKTPSPKEEDKEPESPLEKKMSSSPPLEKSGDEGSEDEAQSGED, translated from the coding sequence ATGTCTTGGCCTGTCAGAAATAGGAAGGTCGTTGATTATTCACAATTTTAGGAATCCGATGATGCTGATGAAGATTATGGAAGAGATTCAGGCCCTCCAGCTAAGAAAATTCGATCATCTCCCCGAGAAGCTAAAAATAAGAGGCGATCTGGAAAGAATTCACAGGAAGATAGTGAGGACTCGGAAGAAAAAGATGTGAAGACTAAGAAGGATGATTCTCATTCAGCAGAGGACAgtgaagatgaaaaagaagatCATAAAAATGTGTGCCAGCAAGGGCAGGCAGCCTCTAAAGCAGCCTCTAAACAGAGGGAGATGCTCATGGAAGATGTGGGCAGTGAGGAGGAGCAAGAAGAGGAGGACGAGGCGCCATTCCAGGAGAAAGATTCCGGCAGTGATGAGGATTTCCTAGTagaagatgatgatgatagtGACTCTGGcagttcaaaaaagaaaaacaaaaagatggtTAAGAAGTCGAAgcctgagagaaaagaaaagaaaatgccgAAGTCCAGGCTAAAGGCCACAGTGACGCCAAGTCCTGTGAAAGGCAAGGGGAAAGTGGGTCGCCCCACAGCTTCAAAGGCATCAAAGGAAAAGACTCCTTCTCCCAAAGAAGAAGATAAGGAACCAGAAAGccctctggaaaagaaaatgtcttcAAGCCCTCCACTTGAGAAATCTGGGGATGAAGGTTCTGAAGATGAAGCCCAATCTGGGGAAGATTAA